In Flavobacterium sp. CBA20B-1, one DNA window encodes the following:
- a CDS encoding ArsR/SmtB family transcription factor has product MGVTKTEIFNEQQNRLAAIFKALAHPARIAIIQHIMKQNACICNDLVEELGLAQATISQHLRELKSMGIIKGTIEGTSVCYCIDETVWLSLKNELLVFFKDDVSVKKCC; this is encoded by the coding sequence ATGGGTGTTACCAAAACCGAAATATTCAACGAACAACAAAACCGATTGGCTGCTATCTTTAAAGCTTTGGCACATCCTGCCCGCATTGCTATTATTCAACATATTATGAAGCAAAATGCTTGTATATGCAATGATTTGGTAGAAGAATTGGGGTTGGCACAAGCTACTATTTCGCAACATCTAAGAGAATTAAAAAGCATGGGCATTATTAAAGGAACCATTGAAGGAACCAGCGTATGCTATTGCATAGATGAAACCGTGTGGCTTTCGCTAAAAAACGAATTGCTTGTGTTTTTTAAAGATGATGTAAGTGTTAAGAAATGTTGCTAG
- the chrA gene encoding chromate efflux transporter, translating into MEKDASLKDIAQLFLKLGVIGFGGPAAHIAMMRKEVIEKRKWFTEQHFLDLIGATNLIPGPNSTEMAIHIGHEKGGWKGLIVAGLCFILPAVFITGFFAYLYKQYGQLPKVQPFIYGIKPAIIAIILGAIFPLAKKSLKSTLLILIGIGVLVGSLFGINEIYLMFGAGFLALTLAYFKNRKPHALTSFFPITLLQISNTTVLSATNANLFWIFLKIGAILYGSGYVLFAFLDTELVATGLLTKQQLIDAIAVGQFTPGPVFSSVTFIGYQINGFSGAIVSTIAIFLPSFVFVALLNPIVKKMRNSKLLSVFLDAVNVASVALIVAVCFEMGKDTITDWRSLLITFLSIATVFSFKKMNSAFVVLGGSVLGYLLTLL; encoded by the coding sequence ATGGAAAAAGATGCTTCTTTAAAAGATATTGCTCAGCTATTTTTAAAATTGGGCGTTATAGGGTTTGGTGGACCAGCTGCTCATATTGCTATGATGCGGAAGGAAGTTATTGAAAAAAGAAAATGGTTTACCGAACAACACTTTTTAGACTTGATAGGTGCCACCAATTTGATTCCGGGACCCAATAGTACCGAAATGGCGATTCATATTGGGCACGAAAAAGGCGGTTGGAAAGGATTGATTGTTGCAGGTCTCTGTTTTATTTTACCTGCCGTTTTTATTACAGGATTTTTTGCTTATCTCTATAAACAATACGGACAACTTCCAAAAGTACAACCATTTATTTACGGGATAAAACCAGCCATTATTGCCATTATTTTAGGAGCCATTTTTCCATTGGCAAAAAAATCGTTAAAATCAACATTGCTTATTCTTATCGGCATCGGGGTTTTAGTAGGCTCTTTATTCGGAATTAATGAAATATATTTGATGTTTGGTGCAGGGTTTCTGGCATTGACTTTAGCATATTTTAAAAACAGAAAGCCACACGCTCTCACTAGTTTTTTCCCAATAACTCTCTTACAAATTTCAAACACAACGGTACTTTCTGCAACCAATGCCAATTTGTTTTGGATTTTTCTAAAAATTGGTGCAATACTTTATGGAAGCGGTTATGTTTTGTTTGCATTTCTCGACACAGAATTAGTAGCAACTGGGCTTTTAACAAAACAACAATTGATTGATGCCATTGCAGTAGGGCAATTTACTCCCGGTCCCGTTTTTTCGTCGGTAACATTTATCGGTTATCAAATTAATGGTTTTTCAGGCGCAATCGTTTCAACAATCGCCATATTTTTACCCTCCTTTGTGTTTGTGGCGTTGCTCAACCCAATTGTGAAGAAAATGCGAAACTCTAAACTATTATCAGTTTTTTTAGATGCCGTGAATGTGGCTTCTGTTGCCCTGATAGTAGCCGTTTGTTTTGAAATGGGAAAAGATACCATTACCGACTGGCGCAGCCTTTTAATAACTTTTTTAAGCATTGCTACTGTATTTAGCTTTAAAAAAATGAACAGTGCATTTGTAGTTTTGGGTGGTTCCGTTTTGGGATATTTGTTAACATTGTTATAA
- the serC gene encoding 3-phosphoserine/phosphohydroxythreonine transaminase, with amino-acid sequence MKIHNFSSGPSILPKEVLQKASEAVVNFNDSGLSLIEISHRDPAFVEVLNAARSLTLELLDLKDKGFSVLFLQGGASMEFVRIATNLLNKKAGYINTGNWANNAQMEASFIGEVQEIASSKDRNYSYIPKSIHIPQDIDYVHITSNNTIYGTQYSEFPTVDVPLVCDMSSDLFSRVLDFSKFDLIYACAQKNAGTSGVNLVVIKNDILGKIEREIPNIMNYSKHIEKESMYNTPAVFSVYVSYLTLNWIKDKGGIAAMERRNRAKAHLMYSEIDRNSLFYGTAQQQDRSIMNAVFYLNEPRLTTLFDDWCIKNGIYGIKGHRTVGGYRASMYNALPIESVQHLVGVMQHFEECI; translated from the coding sequence ATGAAGATACATAATTTTAGTTCCGGTCCCAGCATTTTACCAAAAGAAGTACTTCAAAAAGCGTCTGAAGCCGTAGTTAATTTTAACGATTCTGGACTTTCTTTGATTGAAATTTCACATCGCGATCCAGCATTTGTTGAAGTATTAAACGCAGCCAGAAGCTTAACCTTAGAACTTCTAGATTTAAAAGACAAAGGTTTTTCGGTGCTTTTTTTGCAAGGAGGTGCTAGTATGGAGTTTGTGCGAATTGCTACTAACTTACTCAATAAAAAAGCGGGCTATATTAATACAGGAAATTGGGCAAACAACGCTCAAATGGAAGCTTCTTTTATTGGTGAAGTTCAAGAGATAGCTTCTTCAAAAGATAGAAACTATTCGTACATCCCAAAATCAATTCATATTCCCCAAGATATAGATTATGTACACATTACATCAAACAATACAATTTACGGAACACAATACAGCGAATTTCCAACTGTTGATGTGCCCTTGGTTTGCGATATGAGTTCGGATTTGTTTTCACGCGTTTTAGATTTTTCTAAATTTGATTTAATATATGCTTGTGCACAGAAAAATGCCGGCACTTCTGGGGTTAATCTAGTGGTTATAAAAAATGATATTTTAGGGAAGATAGAACGAGAAATTCCCAATATCATGAATTACAGTAAACATATCGAAAAAGAAAGTATGTACAATACTCCTGCTGTTTTTTCGGTATATGTGAGTTATTTAACGCTCAACTGGATAAAAGATAAAGGCGGAATTGCAGCAATGGAACGCAGAAATCGAGCAAAAGCGCATTTAATGTATTCAGAAATAGACCGCAATAGTTTATTTTATGGAACAGCACAGCAACAAGATCGGTCTATAATGAATGCCGTTTTTTATTTGAACGAACCACGTTTAACAACACTTTTTGATGATTGGTGCATCAAAAATGGCATCTACGGTATAAAAGGTCACCGCACAGTTGGCGGTTACCGTGCTTCTATGTATAATGCGTTGCCAATTGAAAGTGTGCAACATTTGGTGGGAGTAATGCAGCATTTTGAAGAATGTATTTAG
- the holA gene encoding DNA polymerase III subunit delta, translating to MSELKKMLTSIKKEGYKPVYFLMGEEPYFIDFLCDYFTENVISEEEKSFNQVILYGKDVTVNDVISQARQYPFMGDKMLVVVKEAQDLGKTIDQLVDYFKAVQPTTILVFCYKYKNLDKRKELYKTLSKNESAVLFESAKVKDYQLEAWIKSFVNDNGLEIEPKAVAMLAEFLGNDLSKIANEIGKIKIILNQNNLITADLIEQNIGISKEYNNFELINAVAYNNEAKAFQIAKYFALNTKNNPLVVTTALLYNFFSRLLQYHGITYKNAGANPAEIAKQLGINPYGLKDYQAASKKYPMKKVSQNIAVIREIDLKGKGVNGSLSHDDLLKELIIKLFR from the coding sequence ATGAGTGAACTAAAAAAAATGCTGACTTCAATTAAAAAAGAAGGATACAAACCGGTTTATTTTTTAATGGGAGAAGAACCCTATTTTATAGATTTTTTGTGTGATTATTTTACCGAAAATGTTATTTCTGAAGAAGAGAAATCATTCAATCAGGTGATTTTGTATGGCAAAGATGTAACCGTGAATGATGTGATTTCGCAAGCACGGCAATATCCTTTTATGGGCGATAAAATGCTTGTTGTGGTGAAAGAAGCTCAAGATTTAGGGAAAACAATAGATCAATTGGTTGATTATTTTAAAGCTGTTCAGCCCACAACCATTTTGGTTTTTTGCTATAAATACAAAAATTTAGACAAGCGAAAAGAATTGTACAAAACGCTTTCAAAAAATGAAAGTGCAGTACTTTTTGAAAGTGCCAAGGTGAAAGATTATCAATTAGAAGCTTGGATTAAATCTTTTGTAAACGATAATGGTTTAGAAATTGAACCAAAAGCCGTTGCCATGCTTGCTGAATTTTTAGGAAACGATTTAAGCAAAATTGCAAATGAAATTGGGAAAATAAAGATTATCTTGAATCAAAATAACTTAATTACAGCTGATTTAATTGAGCAAAACATTGGAATTAGTAAAGAATACAACAATTTTGAATTGATCAATGCAGTTGCATATAACAATGAGGCAAAAGCCTTTCAAATTGCTAAATATTTTGCGCTGAATACTAAAAACAATCCATTGGTGGTTACAACTGCTTTACTGTATAATTTTTTTTCACGATTGCTTCAATATCATGGCATCACATACAAGAATGCCGGAGCCAATCCTGCAGAAATTGCCAAACAATTAGGTATTAATCCTTACGGGCTGAAAGATTATCAGGCAGCAAGCAAAAAGTATCCAATGAAAAAAGTAAGTCAAAATATTGCAGTGATTCGTGAAATTGATTTAAAAGGTAAAGGAGTAAACGGTAGTTTATCGCACGACGATTTACTAAAAGAACTGATTATTAAATTATTTAGATAA
- the arsB gene encoding ACR3 family arsenite efflux transporter, whose product MQPKLKFLDRYLTLWIFLAMAVGVLLGNLFPDISKIFDNLSTGTTNIPLAIGLILMMYPPLAKVDYNILPKAFKDKKVIGISLLLNWVVGTLLMFGLAVLFLRNDPDYMTGLILIGLARCIAMVIVWSDLAKANREYTAMLVALNSVFQIFSYSFLVWLFINVLPAQLGLAQFNVSVSMKDVTESVLIYLGIPFAAGFLSRFFLVKSKGIEWFNRKFIPAISPLTLYALLFTIVLMFSLKGDKIVELPMDVVKVAIPLIIYFVLMFFVSFFINKALKVPYDKNASIAFTATGNNFELAIAVSIAVFGIHSPQAFVGVIGPLVEVPVLILLVKASLWLQKRFYS is encoded by the coding sequence ATGCAACCAAAACTTAAATTTTTAGATCGATACCTCACATTATGGATATTTCTCGCAATGGCGGTTGGTGTGTTGTTGGGCAATCTGTTTCCAGACATCTCCAAAATTTTCGACAATTTATCAACCGGCACTACTAATATTCCATTAGCAATTGGATTGATTTTGATGATGTATCCGCCATTGGCAAAAGTAGATTACAACATACTGCCGAAAGCATTCAAAGATAAAAAAGTAATTGGCATTTCATTATTGTTGAATTGGGTGGTTGGCACATTATTAATGTTTGGTTTAGCTGTTTTATTTCTGCGAAACGATCCTGATTACATGACCGGTTTAATATTGATTGGTTTGGCAAGATGCATTGCAATGGTGATTGTGTGGAGCGATTTAGCAAAGGCAAACCGTGAATATACAGCAATGTTGGTAGCTTTAAACAGTGTTTTTCAGATATTTTCATACAGTTTTTTGGTGTGGCTGTTCATCAACGTTTTGCCTGCTCAATTAGGATTAGCACAATTCAACGTAAGCGTGTCGATGAAAGATGTCACAGAAAGTGTATTGATTTATTTGGGTATTCCGTTTGCAGCAGGGTTTTTAAGTCGATTCTTTTTGGTAAAATCTAAAGGAATAGAATGGTTCAACAGAAAATTTATACCAGCTATTTCGCCACTTACTTTATATGCGTTGCTGTTTACAATTGTGTTAATGTTTAGTTTAAAAGGTGATAAAATTGTAGAATTACCAATGGATGTGGTTAAAGTTGCTATACCATTAATCATCTATTTTGTATTGATGTTTTTCGTGAGTTTCTTCATAAACAAAGCTTTAAAAGTTCCTTATGATAAAAATGCTTCGATTGCATTTACAGCCACAGGCAATAACTTTGAATTGGCAATAGCGGTTTCAATAGCGGTTTTCGGTATTCATTCGCCGCAAGCATTCGTAGGTGTGATTGGACCATTGGTAGAAGTTCCGGTGTTGATATTACTGGTAAAAGCCAGTTTGTGGTTGCAAAAGAGATTTTACAGCTAG
- a CDS encoding SulP family inorganic anion transporter — MQKIINLFDFKQKVDYKNEILAGLAVAMTMVPESLSFAILAGLSPLTGLYAAFLMGIVTAVFGGRPGMVSGGAGATVVVLIALAASHGVEYLFAAIVLAGIMQMLVGIFKLGKFVRLIPQPVMFGFLNGLAVIIFMAQVAQFKIVENGVESWMSGSALYTMGGLTLLTIAIVFVLPKFTKAVPASLVAILVVFGIVYFFGIETKKVIDIASVSGSLPSFHIPQIPFTLETLQIIFPYALVMAGVGLIETLLTLNMVDEITNTKGQSNREAAAQGLANITNGFFGGMGGCAMVAQTLVNVGAGGRARLSSIVASIAILLIILVAGPVIEQIPMAALVGVMMMVAIGTFEWVSFRIINKMPRHDIFVGILVALITIMRHNLALAVLVGVVVSALVFAWESAKRIRARKYIDENGVKHYEIYGPLFFGSTTAFLEKFDLINDPEEVIIDFKESRIVDMSAIEALNKITEKYHKQGKKVQLKHLSEDCRRLLKNADSVIAINIIEDPTYKVMTNK; from the coding sequence ATGCAAAAAATCATCAATTTATTTGATTTCAAACAAAAAGTCGATTATAAAAACGAAATTTTAGCAGGACTAGCAGTAGCCATGACCATGGTGCCAGAGTCTTTATCCTTTGCAATATTAGCCGGTTTATCACCATTAACTGGTTTATACGCAGCCTTTTTAATGGGAATTGTTACCGCCGTTTTTGGGGGCAGACCAGGAATGGTTTCCGGAGGTGCCGGTGCAACTGTTGTGGTGCTCATTGCGTTGGCTGCTTCGCATGGAGTGGAATATTTGTTTGCGGCAATTGTTTTGGCAGGTATCATGCAAATGTTGGTAGGAATTTTTAAGTTGGGTAAATTTGTACGCTTAATCCCGCAGCCTGTAATGTTTGGTTTTTTAAACGGACTTGCAGTAATTATTTTCATGGCACAAGTTGCTCAATTTAAAATTGTGGAAAATGGTGTAGAAAGTTGGATGAGTGGATCGGCACTTTATACAATGGGCGGACTAACACTGCTAACCATAGCAATTGTGTTTGTTTTACCTAAGTTTACCAAAGCTGTTCCAGCATCTTTAGTAGCAATATTGGTGGTGTTTGGCATTGTTTATTTTTTTGGAATTGAGACTAAAAAAGTAATTGACATTGCATCGGTCAGCGGATCGCTTCCATCGTTTCACATCCCTCAAATACCTTTTACATTGGAAACACTCCAAATTATTTTTCCGTATGCATTGGTTATGGCAGGTGTGGGATTAATCGAAACTTTGCTTACACTTAATATGGTTGACGAAATTACGAATACGAAAGGGCAATCGAATCGTGAAGCTGCTGCTCAGGGATTAGCAAATATTACAAATGGGTTTTTTGGTGGAATGGGCGGTTGTGCCATGGTTGCCCAAACATTAGTAAATGTGGGCGCAGGTGGCAGAGCCAGACTCTCTTCAATTGTTGCATCAATAGCTATTTTGCTAATTATTTTAGTTGCAGGTCCTGTGATTGAGCAAATTCCCATGGCAGCATTGGTTGGTGTAATGATGATGGTTGCTATTGGCACTTTTGAATGGGTGAGTTTTAGAATCATTAATAAAATGCCGCGTCACGATATTTTTGTAGGAATTTTAGTAGCTTTAATAACCATCATGCGTCACAATTTAGCTTTGGCGGTTTTAGTGGGTGTTGTGGTATCGGCGCTGGTTTTTGCTTGGGAAAGTGCCAAACGAATAAGAGCCCGAAAATATATCGATGAAAACGGAGTGAAACATTACGAGATTTATGGACCACTTTTCTTTGGTTCAACAACTGCTTTTTTAGAAAAATTCGATTTAATAAATGACCCTGAGGAAGTGATTATCGATTTTAAAGAGAGCAGAATTGTGGATATGTCGGCTATTGAAGCACTAAATAAAATTACCGAAAAGTACCATAAACAAGGGAAAAAAGTACAATTAAAGCATTTAAGTGAAGATTGCAGACGTTTATTAAAAAATGCCGACAGCGTCATTGCAATAAACATTATAGAAGATCCCACATACAAGGTGATGACCAACAAATAA
- a CDS encoding CAL67264 family membrane protein, producing MGLNKNKILGWATLIMVLMGGLLVGLAIYRYADVAGWGFGAVGVGFFAIAWVFNALKGRV from the coding sequence ATGGGATTAAACAAAAATAAAATACTTGGTTGGGCCACGCTCATTATGGTTTTGATGGGCGGCTTGTTGGTAGGCTTAGCAATTTATAGATATGCCGATGTTGCCGGTTGGGGATTTGGCGCAGTTGGCGTTGGCTTTTTTGCAATAGCATGGGTTTTTAATGCGTTGAAGGGTAGGGTGTAG
- a CDS encoding TonB-dependent receptor, with product MNNFFAEDLTLQGDRVTEQKQALSDKTLKINLNKNIYGSFAEIGAGQETARHFFRAGAASRTIAKAMSAYDKQFSDAIYTVEPDGRYVTENRLHKMLNHEVRLLEERLDEADNPNRIYFSYANTVATIDFAKKFKGHGWVGIRFQNEPKGAFNEIILHIQFKENDVLLQQRTLGTLGVNLIYGAFYQYHDPKKLIYHLYDHLDKDQLEIDTINFSGPAFKEVDNRLMSLFLVKNGMADAVMFAPNGKNILPANTLFRKNVLLLRGSFRPVTVVNINMYQKSLNQFLAKNNLLLENTAVIFEITLNNLLALGGVDEQDFLDRADLLCAMGHTVMISNFKEYFKAVDYIWNYSQEKIALTIGIPSLIEIFDAKHYANLSGGLFEGLGRLFKHGLEIYVYPFLNEEEQIITSENMDLHDDALKPIYNYFKDQKQIIDIHNFEEKNLKIFSHKVLQKMKENNETWKDDVPQIVAEMIEERKLFDHI from the coding sequence ATGAACAATTTTTTTGCAGAAGATTTAACACTACAAGGAGATCGAGTAACGGAACAAAAACAAGCACTTTCTGACAAAACATTAAAAATAAACCTGAATAAAAATATATACGGATCTTTTGCTGAAATTGGAGCAGGTCAAGAAACTGCACGTCACTTTTTTAGAGCCGGCGCAGCTTCGCGAACCATTGCCAAAGCCATGTCTGCATACGACAAGCAATTTAGCGATGCCATCTATACCGTAGAACCAGACGGACGCTATGTAACTGAAAACCGGTTACATAAAATGCTGAACCATGAAGTGCGGCTTTTGGAAGAACGCTTAGACGAAGCCGATAATCCCAACCGAATCTATTTCAGTTATGCCAATACCGTAGCAACGATAGATTTTGCTAAAAAATTCAAAGGTCATGGCTGGGTAGGAATTCGTTTTCAAAATGAGCCAAAGGGTGCTTTTAACGAAATCATCTTGCACATTCAATTCAAAGAAAACGATGTGCTGTTGCAGCAACGAACTTTAGGAACATTAGGCGTAAATTTAATTTACGGCGCATTTTATCAATACCACGACCCCAAAAAATTAATTTATCATTTGTACGACCATTTAGATAAAGATCAATTAGAAATTGATACCATTAACTTTTCAGGTCCGGCGTTTAAAGAGGTGGACAATCGTTTAATGAGTTTGTTTTTGGTGAAAAATGGAATGGCCGATGCGGTAATGTTTGCACCAAACGGAAAAAACATCCTTCCGGCAAATACCTTGTTTAGAAAAAACGTATTATTGCTTCGCGGTAGTTTTCGTCCGGTGACTGTTGTAAACATTAATATGTATCAAAAATCATTGAATCAATTTTTGGCAAAGAACAATTTATTGTTAGAAAACACCGCTGTTATTTTTGAAATTACCTTAAACAACCTTTTAGCTTTGGGTGGTGTAGATGAACAAGATTTTTTAGACAGAGCCGATTTACTTTGCGCAATGGGTCACACTGTAATGATTTCTAACTTCAAGGAATATTTCAAAGCGGTGGATTATATTTGGAATTATTCCCAAGAAAAAATTGCGCTAACAATAGGTATTCCAAGTTTAATTGAAATTTTTGATGCAAAGCATTATGCCAATTTAAGTGGCGGTTTGTTTGAAGGTTTAGGCAGATTGTTCAAACACGGTTTAGAAATTTATGTGTACCCTTTTTTGAATGAAGAGGAACAAATAATTACCAGCGAAAATATGGACCTTCATGACGATGCACTGAAACCAATTTATAATTATTTTAAAGATCAAAAGCAAATTATTGATATTCATAACTTTGAAGAGAAAAATTTGAAAATATTTTCTCACAAAGTGTTACAAAAAATGAAAGAGAACAATGAAACTTGGAAAGATGATGTGCCACAAATTGTTGCTGAAATGATTGAAGAACGAAAATTATTTGATCATATTTAA
- a CDS encoding sterol desaturase family protein: MSNFFGASPISYDDIKNLEAQSGDLIIYAIPLMAFFTGLEIWYSWYSKRNNYSTKESLGSLFVGLGNVVINLAFKVGFIYGAVYIYNTVPWRMEFNWWTLIPCLLIYDLCSYMAHRVSHFNRFFWATHVVHHSADHYNLTVSFRLSWVQHFKLLFFLPVAFLGFHPVIFFIVNQISVLFQFWQHTEYIGKLPRFFENIFVTPSNHRVHHGSDEKYIDKNFGAVFIFWDKLFGTYQPEEERPTYGITTKINNKWNPLYLNFHEYESIASDVKDAKSLKEKFFYVFGSPGKIDKLKKKSVKVK; this comes from the coding sequence ATGAGTAATTTTTTTGGAGCATCACCAATTTCTTATGATGACATCAAGAATTTAGAAGCCCAATCGGGCGATTTAATCATCTATGCTATTCCTTTAATGGCTTTTTTTACAGGTTTGGAAATTTGGTATTCGTGGTATTCTAAAAGAAATAATTATTCCACTAAAGAAAGCTTGGGTTCTTTGTTTGTTGGTTTGGGTAATGTGGTAATAAATTTAGCTTTTAAAGTAGGATTTATTTATGGAGCTGTTTACATATACAATACCGTTCCGTGGCGTATGGAATTCAATTGGTGGACATTAATTCCTTGTTTATTAATTTACGATTTATGCAGTTATATGGCACATCGTGTGTCGCATTTCAATAGGTTTTTTTGGGCTACGCATGTGGTGCATCACAGTGCCGACCATTATAATTTAACGGTTTCTTTTCGTTTAAGTTGGGTGCAACACTTTAAGTTGTTGTTCTTTTTGCCGGTAGCTTTTTTGGGTTTTCATCCCGTAATCTTCTTTATTGTAAATCAAATTTCGGTATTGTTCCAATTTTGGCAACACACGGAATATATTGGTAAATTGCCACGTTTTTTCGAAAATATTTTTGTAACGCCTTCCAATCACAGGGTTCATCATGGGTCAGACGAAAAATACATTGATAAAAACTTTGGGGCTGTTTTTATTTTTTGGGATAAATTATTTGGTACCTATCAACCCGAAGAAGAACGACCAACGTATGGTATCACTACCAAAATTAATAATAAATGGAATCCATTGTATTTAAACTTTCATGAATACGAAAGTATCGCCAGCGATGTGAAAGATGCAAAAAGCTTAAAAGAAAAGTTTTTTTATGTGTTTGGAAGTCCTGGAAAGATTGATAAATTAAAAAAGAAATCTGTAAAAGTTAAATAA
- a CDS encoding arsenate-mycothiol transferase ArsC: MYPFLSKTIESLPPIPAERKNILQPLIDFVQQKTADKQEININFICTHNSRRSHLAQIWAQVAAAHFHIPHIQCYSGGTETTAVYPNIIDTLQNQGFNILKLSEGNNPVYAIKYNENSMSIIGFSKKYDDDFNPKSAFAAVMTCSQADGGCPFISGAEKRIPITFEDPKIADNSPEQSKVYAERSLQIAAEMFYVFSKINL; this comes from the coding sequence ATGTATCCATTCTTATCAAAAACCATCGAAAGCTTACCTCCTATTCCGGCAGAAAGAAAAAATATTTTACAACCGCTTATCGATTTCGTGCAGCAAAAAACAGCAGATAAGCAAGAAATAAATATAAACTTCATTTGTACACACAATTCGCGCAGAAGTCATTTGGCACAAATTTGGGCACAAGTGGCTGCTGCGCATTTCCATATTCCTCATATACAATGTTATTCCGGAGGAACAGAAACAACTGCAGTGTATCCAAACATAATAGATACCTTGCAAAATCAAGGTTTTAATATTCTTAAATTATCCGAAGGAAATAACCCCGTTTATGCGATAAAATACAATGAAAACAGCATGTCGATTATTGGTTTTTCAAAAAAATACGACGATGATTTTAACCCAAAATCAGCATTTGCAGCAGTGATGACCTGTTCACAAGCAGATGGTGGTTGCCCTTTTATTTCCGGAGCTGAAAAAAGAATACCAATCACATTTGAAGACCCAAAAATAGCCGACAATTCGCCAGAGCAATCAAAAGTTTATGCTGAACGCAGTTTGCAAATTGCAGCTGAAATGTTTTATGTTTTTTCAAAAATCAATTTATAA
- a CDS encoding MBL fold metallo-hydrolase, whose translation MKVYFLGTGTSQGIPVIGNKHPVCLSNNAKDKRLRSSVLIEWNHTKIAIDCGPDFRQQMLRIDNDRLDALLFTHEHADHTAGLDDIRPYCFMESKSMPIYAQKRVIESLKNRFDYIFETENRYPGAPSVTIHEVEASKDFYVEGNKITPINVHHGSLPILGYRLDAFAYLTDVKTLDEHTYDQLKDLDVLVINALRIQEHPTHNNLEEALIHIQKINPKKAYLTHIGFQMGFHEEVQKTLPENVFLAYDQLILDI comes from the coding sequence GTGAAAGTTTATTTTTTAGGTACTGGCACCTCACAAGGTATTCCTGTAATAGGTAATAAACACCCTGTTTGTCTAAGTAATAATGCAAAGGACAAGCGCTTACGTTCTTCTGTTTTAATTGAATGGAATCACACTAAAATAGCGATAGATTGTGGACCTGATTTTCGGCAACAAATGCTTCGTATTGATAATGATCGTTTAGACGCTCTTTTATTTACACACGAACACGCCGATCACACAGCTGGTTTAGATGATATTCGCCCTTATTGCTTTATGGAAAGTAAATCAATGCCTATTTATGCACAAAAAAGAGTGATTGAAAGTTTAAAGAACCGCTTCGATTACATTTTTGAAACAGAAAACAGGTATCCAGGAGCACCATCGGTAACCATTCATGAGGTAGAAGCTTCAAAAGATTTTTATGTGGAAGGTAATAAAATCACTCCTATTAATGTTCACCATGGTTCATTACCCATTTTGGGCTATCGTTTGGATGCATTTGCATATTTAACCGATGTAAAAACATTAGACGAACACACTTATGATCAATTAAAAGATTTAGATGTTTTGGTAATTAATGCATTGCGTATTCAAGAGCATCCAACACATAATAATTTAGAAGAAGCTTTGATACATATTCAAAAAATCAATCCAAAAAAAGCATACCTCACACATATTGGTTTTCAAATGGGTTTTCATGAAGAGGTACAGAAAACATTGCCCGAAAATGTTTTTTTAGCGTATGACCAACTAATTTTAGATATTTAA
- a CDS encoding DUF6428 family protein, with protein MKLSTIKEILPTLENVAFQLENGTFVPEHFHVTEVGQITKKFIDCGGVVRTEKVINFQLWNADDYNHRLKPTKLLNIIKLSEEKLGIEDAEIEVEYQVETIGKFDLDFNGKTFVLKNKTTACLAEDACGIPSEKQKKNLEDLSVNTSNSCTPGGGCC; from the coding sequence ATGAAATTATCAACCATTAAAGAAATTTTACCAACATTGGAAAATGTTGCATTTCAATTAGAAAATGGAACGTTTGTACCCGAACATTTTCACGTAACAGAAGTAGGACAAATCACCAAAAAATTTATTGATTGCGGCGGGGTGGTTCGCACCGAAAAAGTTATAAATTTTCAATTATGGAATGCCGATGATTACAACCATCGATTAAAACCTACCAAACTTTTAAACATTATTAAACTTTCTGAAGAAAAATTAGGAATAGAAGATGCGGAAATTGAAGTGGAATATCAAGTGGAAACCATCGGCAAATTTGATTTAGATTTCAATGGAAAAACATTTGTATTGAAAAATAAAACTACGGCTTGCTTGGCAGAAGATGCTTGTGGAATTCCATCAGAAAAACAAAAAAAGAATTTGGAAGATTTATCTGTGAATACCAGTAATTCATGCACTCCGGGCGGCGGATGTTGTTAA